The Musa acuminata AAA Group cultivar baxijiao chromosome BXJ3-6, Cavendish_Baxijiao_AAA, whole genome shotgun sequence region tttctttttacccAAAGGATCGTTGAATACTTTGAATATTATACTAAAAATGTTGGGAGCCTTTAGTATAGTTGGCAACTCAGGTAAAGGACCTAAACAAGTGAACAAGTATATTTCCTTGGCTTGGTTCCATGATTTATGATACCATAGCAGTTGGTAGATTAGCTCATCAAAAATGAAAAAGCTCCATTAACTTGTTAGTTGGTGTTTTGGTATTATTGTAAGAATTTAGATTTGCAAAACTTAATCAGAACAAACACTATCAGAAAAGCCAAGAGAAGTCATCCAGAACAAGGTTGTTCTTTGTTGCTTGCTATATCAGAAGGGGTGAATTGAACAATGTAGACCTTTATATATGTCATTTCTCATGAACATTTCAAATGTATATCAAAATATAAGTGGGAACCCTCAAGAAGTTGTTCAAACTTTCAGCTTAGGCACAAGCATACATGATATTTGTATATCAATACAAATGATGCATGTCAGCTTAACAAAGCACCCGTATTTCAACACAAGGATTCTTGTAGCAATAGGCACAAGTATCATGTATTTTATGCTAGAAAGGTATATACAAGCATCATTTGGACTTGTGCCTTCACATGCATTTCCCAATTTTTGGCATTGTTAATCATCATAAGGAAAGCCACACTGTACATCATTCAATGGTACCAAAAGGCATCAGGATATGCCCTTGTGCCATAAATGACTATTCTTTTCCAAGAATACTTTAAACAGACCTTTTATAAGGAACTAGAGCTTATTACTGATGACGTGTCTCACGCATGTTAAACTATGTCCTTGATGTTTGTTCCACGGTAGTTCTTGGTCTAGTGTGACCTAATAAATGCTACGATGGTGTACCTCCTGTACACTAACAAGATTATCTCAGGTATTGTAATATTGTAACCATATTAATGAATATGGCATTTTGCCATTTTACAGATATCCTTTTGCTATGGGacctcaattataaattgttgcaACAATAATGAAGCTCTCCTGTATTATACCTTTAAATTGAGCTGGTTGAGGTAAAAGCAAGCCCTTAACATTTCTTTTACCAAGAATATGGTTGTCTATATATTTATTTTGGATTTTGGGCTATGCTAAGAAGAGAGTGACAATCAAATGTGAGCTTATTTTTTTATATAGACACAAATCCTTAAGAAAGACAACTATGTGCTTCATTCATTTATTTTCTATAGATTTGATCGCAAGAGCATTCAAATCTTTGATTATTTCAAGGTTTTCTTATATCTCTCTTTACATCTCCTCAGACCATTAGTATTAGTAACTCACCTATCTAATTAATAACCATAGTATTAGCGAACTGTCCTCTACCAGGCAATACTAGTGTTTTGACTAGTATCGACTGGTACCGAGACGTACCGATCGGTACCGCCCCGGATTTTGACCATTACCGAAGCATACCGATCGGTACGTCCTGGCATGGTAGGTaaaggtatttttaaggttttatgaTGTACCAACACACCAACGGTATATATCggtacgtaccgtaccgagcaaagctcggtacGCCGATACGGACCGGTATTAAAAACCTTGATGCACAGTAGATGTAATgtctaaattaatatattatatgcAATGTGCATGAAATGAAATAAAGTATTCCTTTATTGCCATACTTATTGGTTAATGCTATTAACTCGACTTTGTAGCAACATTTTCTATCCTGGGGACCAGCCTTAACGAGTATATTTTGTACCATTAAAGTAAAGGCTCTACTGGGCGAGATATACAAGACATAGCTACTCAGACTGAAAATACCCAAACAAATCATTAATGACCTCAGACAGGTAGAACTTCCAACTGGTCATATAAAAATTGTACCAAAGCATCCAATCACATAATAGTATCAAATAAATTAGTattataacaaacaaaataaagGCCAAATATATGCCAATATGTAAGGTATTCTTTAACAATACATACTGATCATTGATCTTTGAATATATATACAGATGAAGCTCCATCATATAGAAGATATGCTATTTAAGAATGATTTTGTAACTAAATGTAAAAGGATGCAGTAATATCTCAGGTACTGCAACTACAGCGATTTCTAACATCATCAACATCTAACCTTCTGGTTTGGCAATAAAGCTCAATACACGATTCACAAAATTGCCCAAGTTATTCAGCAGCTCACTATTCAGCTTAGCCTGTAAGTCTGACCATGTAAATAAAGTGTCCGATACCTAATTTGTTAAAGCAATTGGACTTAGTGTTCAAGTACAAAGAGCTAAAATGAGAAATTTGATATGCCTGATAAAATATAACTAAACTTCTTCCTTTAAACTCACCTCAGGTCTATTTGTAAGCAAGTAGTATCTCCACACTTCTGTGGGAATATTTGTATCCTTTGCATCATTACCAAAAACTCCAACACCCTTACTTTTAGAAAATTTTCCTGCCAAACAAAGAAGCAACATGAACACAtatgaaaaaggaaaggaaaatcTCATATATTAGCTGCCATTATACTGTTTTAAAAAatcagtttaaactttaaagtacatcATAATAAACTCTTGTTAGATTTTATATATGTAGGGTCCTTTTCTAAGGACTTAAGCTTTTGGATTAGTAATAATCCAATCAAAATCTTTAACATGGTATCGAAGTAGGTTGTGTGTTCGAATTCAATATCTTCCCCTATTTTTTTCATTCAGTGCTTAATTAATGTTGGTTTAATATTCTTTTTCCTATTTTGCTAGTACCACGCAATTGGGTTCAATTTTACATGTCATGCAAGCCCGGTTTGCAACAAAAGGATGACTTTAGAGTTTATGAATATGTTGGGTCCTTTCTTAATAGCTTAAGTTTTTGAATTTTATTCTAACCCAGTTTGCACAAAAAGAAGCAATTAGATTTTATTCTGAATTTCCAAGCATTCACTAAAGGGGGCATGATATGCTGGAACTATTGCACCTTGGACAACTATGTCATTCAAATTTGTTGGACCTCAAGCAACTACACAGTGCTCTGGATCTTGGTTGCAGTTAAACAGTAAAAGACGCCATTACATTCCACAAGCATGGTCCATCATATCCATGCAACGGCACCATGTGTCACAAGTCATGGGTATGTTGTTAAGGGTGATGGTGCTCCTTTGCAGATATGGTAACCCAAGCAAACATGGAAGACAACAAGCCACCAGAGAGCTCCATGCCTGTTGAAGTGCTAAATATAAACCAAGTATCTACTTCTCTTTAATCTTCTTGTCATTTGGAAGTCAATTCATCCTTCAAGTTCTGATTTTTCTTCCATCATGAAGTCCTTGAACCAGAGAGTTTATTTTTGATGTAAATATCCTTGATGGAGGACATCAAATGAAGCAGCTAGTGCTACCTTATTAGTTAGTTTGTTCACTTTGGACTGACAAGTAGTCAATGGAATGGAGGAATAGGTTGGAAGACCTGTAGGACAATATGACTAGAAGAACAGACAATTAAAATTCTGTCATTTTGCTAGCAAGCAAAATGATGATCAAATAATATTATGCTTGTATATGAATTAAAGCATCAAACCAAACAAGAATTGTGACATATTTCACCCTCAatcaacaaaatatcttcaatgcaTTGATATTCAAATTGGCACAAATTGGTCCATGTCCAAACTGCACCATGGATTGGGACAGTTCAAATATGCTTTAATATGTTTTAATATGGTTCAAAACAAATTTCAGGTTCAGTTGTAGGTAGCCGTGAAATTGTCATGGTCATATTAGAAAAGTTCTTTTATGTGGCAACAACAccaagggaaaaaaattataataaatttctATTGCAAGATTAATCAAACAGAGGCATCAGAGGAAATCATCTTATGATTCCTGGGTATACAACAACATGAACAAGCCATAAtatctcaactatttggggtcagctaCATGCAACTCTTCCCACCATTGAGCAAAATATAAATGCCTCAGAATTTATGGTttctttgcctttttctttttctgttttttcttcctttctctcttctatttgtcttttctttctttttgttctttggcaCAACTTTGTCCACATAGAGTGGCAAATAGTATTTGTGCCAATGCATGAATTAACCTGACTGCCACCCAGTCTATATGGGCATCCAAATGGGAATTCTTGGTTGAAAGGATGATACTAAATTTTACATGTTCATGACAAATATAGAATGCAAAATACATCCAAAGGTTGGACAACAATACCtgtttcataatttaaatacTCCGTGACACTTATGGTCTTCATCATCGTCCACTTTTCACCGGTTCCAATCAGTGTGGAAGGAAACATTACCTGGAAACAAACATCAATATCATGAACATTTAAGAGGAAAAATAGATAAATACAAATAAGTATAAACAAGTTGTCAAAGGCTATAATAGCTGGAATAAATGGCTGGTGCAAATTACCAAAGGTATTTATGAGAATAACTGCATATATATGCAAATGCCATTGCATGACATATGCTAGTGAGGTAATACCACCGTATGTGTTTTTAGCCTGTCTCATGCCCATTTATGTAACTAGGCACATAAGTATGCATGTACAAGGCACTACTGGCTGAGTTAGCTATCCCACTTCAATAAAATGACATATCACAACTTGAAAACCCAAAAATACAACAAGTTTTAGTAAAGATGAAGGGAAAGCTTTTTAGAATCCCGGACCCATATACATTTCTTGAAAGCTCATTTATTTGAAAGTGACCACATTAGGCATTGCCTTTGATGTAGGAGTGGTAAGTAAGTTTATGCAGACTCCGAGAGAAAAAGATTGCAATATCTTTAGATCTTTCAAAAGAGCATTTTAAAGCAGCTGATAAGATTGATATAACTGCATTTATGCATGCTGATTGGGCTCGAGATTATCTTGAATTCAGGATGAATGGAATGTAGCTCTTTAGAAGGGAACGAGCGAAATAAAAGTAGATAGTGCGGAGACCTAGTTCAGTTGAGGCTTGACTCATTAGAGGCAACCAAGGGAGATCGACTGAAAGGTTAGGGTAGATGACCAATGAAAACAGATGTGATGACTGATGAATTCACTACTACAATACAGTATTGAACTAAACAAGGATTGCAATGTGGCCAGCAGGATACCTTGATGGACATGGGTGAATGCATGTAAGTAGATAACACCCAGATAAGCAACACAGTATACATAAAAGTAAGCTCTTGATGACAAAACTAACACAATAAAAAATATGTGCAAAATAAGGTATTGGTTACAGAAAGCacttaaaatcaaataatgtaaTGTAGTTTTGCCATGTAAGAGGGTCAGTCAGTAATTACAATCAAAGAAATAATACAGTTTACCGTGTGAAATGGTACGTTATCCTTGCCCATGAACTGATACAACTCCACATTTTCAGGGTTCTTCCACCATTTCTCCCACTCGAGAGTGTAGCATGCAGTGATTGAGATATACCCAATTGGGGCATCGAACCACACATAGAATACCTAGACAGGTGAATATCAATCAATTTTAAAAGTTGAACATTACTTAAAAGATAATCCAACAATCATTCAAACATCTGGAAGCATAAGCAAAATATGATCCATTAACAAGGGACCAGTCTAATCTGCAAGCATAATTAAGCCTGAATCAACATATGTAATTTGTTAAACCTTGTCTTTATACTTTTCATGTGGCACAGGAACTCCCCATTTTAGATCTCTTGTAATACAGCGAGGTTTCAGGCCTTCCTTCAGCCATGCTTGTGTTGCTTGAATTGCATTTTGGCTCCAAGATCCAGTTATCGACATACTGTCAATATAGTCTTCCAATTTTTTCCTCAGCAAGGGTAGCTCTAGAAACAAATGGTCTGTGTCACATATGTGTGGAGTCCTTTGGCATACCTGAAGAGTCAGCAACCTTGGGTCAAAATACACCAAagcataatttaatatttatttactcAAGGATTTAAGACAAAGAGACTTGCACATAAAGATCATGAAAATGTAATTTACCTTGCACTTGGGATCTATCAGTTCAGTTGGATTTAACAATTTTCCACATTTTTCACACTGATCGCCACGTGCAGATTCATAATTGCAATCCAATGTAGGGCATGTTCCCTCCACAAGCCGATCAGCTAAGAAGCGTTGGCATGTATCACAATAGAGCTGCATATAATTTCCAAACAATTTAACAAACAGCAAGGCAAAACAGCCTTATGTCAAGAAGGAACTTATTTGATTCAATCAACAATCGtacaaaaggaaagaaataccTGGAGCATGGTTTTTTCAGATAGCCAATTATTCTCCAACAATTTGTGAAAAATTGATTGGCAGATTTCAGTCTGCTGTGGAGAGGATGTGCGTCCAAACTCATCAAAGCTTATGTCAAACCACTTATAGACCTCCTTATGTATTTCATGGTACCTAAATTATGAACAAAAGGCATTTGTAAAAACACAAGAAATCTTAGATTAGGGAAGCAACCTAATTCACCACTAATTTCCTATGCTTTGCATGAGAAAGAATATGATAATATCACCGAAGTTCTACATATATATGAATGGAGAAATTTGATTGTCCATTAGCAAAAAGGACTAAGAAAAGATATCTTTCGTGGGCACAAAGATTTAGCAATAGTGATTTCAAACTTAAAAACCAAATTTGATGCAACTAACTTTATGTTTATACCATAAAAAGTTGGTGAAAGTACACAAGCTTAAATTGGTAAGAACCTCATCTAAGAAACTTATAATCATCACAAGCTTAATAAATTGTTTTTATTAAACTGGAAAAACAAAAAGGCCTACTGAAAGCTGAGTAGAACAGAGCTTATCAGGGAGGTACAAACTTGTCACAGATTTCCTTGGGAGAGCAATTCTCCTCCATAGCCTTTGTCTCCGTAGCGGTTCCATACTCATCCGTCCCACAGATATAAATCGTATTATAGCCCCGCAACCGGCAATATCGAGCAAACACATCCGCACTCAAAACGCCTTTGCCCAAAATGCAAGAAAAGGTCTCATTTTCATCCTCACAACGCCGAAACAATCcacaaaaaaatcaattttaggATGAAAAGCAACAAAACAAAGAACTGATAGGGAAATTACACCCAATGATATTTCCAAGGTGGGGGACGTTGTTGACGTAGGGGAGGGCGCTGGTGATGAGGATGTTACGGCGGCCAGGGACCGGAAGCTTGGGGGAATTCTCCGCCGGTGTGTCCTCCATCGCTAATTAGATCGAACGAGGGTTTCGTCGACGTTTGTGTACGGGGCTCGTACTATGTGCCGGCACTCAGCCGGAAGCCAACGACGAGGCTATAGGAGGAGTGCGGATTCCCTTCTGGGAATCTTGTGGGGTGAAAGCTCCCCAACATATGAGCCGTCCGCGACATAGACTTTCAACCATTGGATTCGCTTTAAGATGCGATAAAATACAATCCAACGGCGATTCGATGGTAATGTTTTGGTGATATCCTGACGCGTCTCGCATCCGATTCGTGGGCGCATCTGGTGGGACCCACAGGGACGCGCACGAGCACCACGACGCTTTTTAAGTTACCCGCTTGAATGCCGCGCGGGGCCCGGTCATTAACTCCAATCATAAAAGGGTAGAAGGGCAGGTACAAAGTTTTCCTCACTCTAGCATTTTCTTGTCTCGACCTTGTGCAAAGGAAGGTGGAATAGTGTGAAATGGCTTGGAATCATGACATGGAATCTCAAAGCAACAAGATAGTGAAGGTGCAGGTGGGAGAATTATTTGTCTTAATGGATTAGAGCATCTGAATAATGACTTTGAACCTATGCTCAATCCTTGGTGTTGATGCATGATACCCACACAAAGGAAGATTCATAGCATGCATACATACCTACATGAGCTTGTCTTTTTTGTTATCACCATTCATAGCATGATGGTGATTGTGGATCCTAATGTAGTATTTATCTTATCTCATAAATGTAAGATAAAAAGTATCAATAGCATGAAGAAGACATCCCACTAGATATAATTTTAGCCACCAAAGCCCACTAGAGGGATGTGTTGAGTGACACATTATCCAACTAAAGAAGTCGTACGCTTTTTGTTGTTTTGTTGCTGACTGACTCTTTCTAAAATAAATTCCATGGAACATTTTTAGATTCATCAACTTATAATATTGTTGGCATTCTTCTGAAATATAAGATTCCATCCTATTGTAAAGAGAAATACTTTGATGTTTTCACCAACATAAATCCACTATAGTAAGGATCATAAAAGCATATGAGAGACACAAGCATAAACAAATTAGGGGGATTAGTGCTCCCCCACTTGACATCCCTCCTAAGCTTTATCTGTTTGGTAGGATTCAGCATAAGCCACAATCCACCTAATTTATTAGCCAGAAAAAGCCATTTGATAGAATAAAACAAAAAGGAATTGATTCCACCTCAGAATGTCACCTAATTTATCTCCATATCAAGTTTAATCTTTATCATAGGAGATGCCTTATTTTTCTAACCAAGAGAATGAGTCATCTCTCTATAGTCAAAACATTATCAGATATGCTTTGGTCATGCACAAGAGCTGCTTGTTCTTTCTCTTTAAGCTTCAGGGAGAAGAGGTTTTGGCCTATTAACCAAAGATTTGATGATAACATTATAAGAAATATTTATAGGATCAAAGTGATATAAGTCTGACTACATTGAATTAAAACAAAAAGTCAGCAATTTTGCTCATAAAATGAATTGAAATAAACAGAGTCTTCTTATATTCATCTCTCGCCCAAACTCCTCCATACAGGAGGACAGAGTTCCATGGAAGATGACAGACAAGTTATGGAGTTGAATCCAATTCATTTCTTCATTAGTGCTAGCAAACACATGTTTTAGATGTCCTTCCTTCCAACCATAGTTATTAAAATGGGACTGTGTCTGATCGAAAAAATCAAAAATCAACTCGACAAATCCAGTTTATGAAATGGATtatttgtgatatatatatatattcatcatataacATTATGTAAATAAAGTTACTCTTTTATTTACTTTTTGATAGCATTTTAATCCTTTTAGGACAAAAAAAAGTAATGTTTAATTAAGATATGCATAACGTAATTCCTCTTCCTAATCGCTCTCTTTTCTCCATTCTCTGTTCTCTCATTAAGGTTATTTCTTATTTAATTATTCTTGTCTTGTATATGGTCTTTCAACTTCACACTCATTTTTACCTTCTCTTATCATCACACATCATATGAAACCAACCTATTTTCTTGTCAGATAACTCATTGGAGTTTAGATTTCTCCCTTttaattatcaaatattttacaAACATTTTCATAATACTATAGATTTTATTATGGAAATATGTTTATCTTATATACATAAGTATGATTTATTTTTCGAATATTTAAGACCGAAGTTTGACCTAACAATTCACCAGTAGTTTCACTGGATCTCCTTCTCTGAATCGATATCATGGTGTCTGCAAGACTAACGATTCATGCTCCTATCGCCATGTTTTTGTGTTTGTGTTTGTGTTTGCGTTTGTGCGGAGCACGACGACGCGGAGGCTGCCACTGAACTGGGAATCGCCCAGTCCTTCGTCCCAGGCCGTAATGCGCAGTCACAGGGGAAAGACGACATCATGCATGATTGATCTGCTGACGGGACGTTATGATGCTCGTCGTTTACTCGCTTGGCCGACAGGAATTATCGTCTACTTGCTGGACGAGCTCCTCCCTCCTCATGCACTGCCAAACGTACGACCCTGCCACCTGTATTCTCCATTCGGATGTGGTCTAAACCTCTCTCTCCCTGTGCACCTTCTGGCATGCATTTGCAATGATTTATCTCGATCATGGATTGAAGTGATTTGCTCGGGATGCAATCTTTAGGTGTGTTTAGTGTTTGTACCAGCTAAATCATCTGGGTTTTGATGGAAGGAAACATTCCTTTCTGCTAAGAGAGATACTCTACTACTACGATAGTGATGGTACAGCGAAGTTGCAGCTAGCACTGGTGACAAATACCATCTTAGGAATTCATGTTACAGGTGAAGAGAAGTATCGACGTCTGCTTTGTTGCTCGCGGAAGAGCTTTGAGCAGCGCTTGCACGGGGCCACAAGCTCATGGACAGCGAGGTGTCGAGTGTCTGGGACTGCTGATGGAGTCGGCCGGACGCGGCGCCAGGGAACAGCCACTTGGGATGCTCGGGGGGAACGCTTGGGCTCCTGACGACGACTGACCGGTGCAGTTGTCTCTCCTCTCTCATCTCTCTAACTCTTTCCAGCTGCTTGAACCTCTCCTGCAGCAGGGCGATGGAGGAGTTGACGCCGACGGGTCCCGTGTCTTCCCTCCCCATGGAAGCAGGCAGCTGCAGGCTGAGTAGGTGAGTGGAAGTGGTGTGTTAGCTCGAAGGTAGCAGTGAAGGGTTGGATTTATAGGGAATGATTCCTGTGTTGTTGCATTAATTTTCACGCATATTGGTGCCCTCTAATTGATCCAGGATGATGCACGGCGAGTAGGAGGAGAATCTATGGTGGAAGGCAAAGTCCAAGTGCTAAAGGGTGTGAAGGTTGCCTCAGGAGTTGTTTGGTGAATGGGAGCAGGGCCAAAGCCACTTTTTAAAGGGAGATAGGGGTGAGGGAGTAGACCAAGGAAGCATGGAGGTATGCATTTGGAAGGGAGTTTTGAGAAGAATAAGATTATGTGACTGGTTTGTCCTCTATCACTTGCCCAGATTGCAATCTCTTAATCACCTCCTGTTGTTCTATTTTATGGGGGGGCTTTGGAAGACAGCCTTTCCAGGTTCCTTCCATCTCTTCCAATTCTTGGGTAATCTATTCATGCATGCTTTTGACTACAGAAGCAAAAGCATTATTAACTTGGATTTAATGGATTGCATGTATCGTCCCAGCAGAAGGCTGTGCTGCTGCTGTAGTTTCAATCTCTTACGTCTGCAACTTTCTACTTTGTCGTGAGTCATTTGGATGGGAAGGGACTTCTGCTGGTCTGAAGGCAGTGACACTTATGCTGCTGGTGCTGTTCTCTTGTCATGCTTCGTTTTCCTTCTTGGAGTGATACTGCCATCTCCACATCACCATCCTTTTCCGCTTGTTCTGTGAAGTAGCCTTCAATGGTCCTATAGTTCCATTTGCAGTGGCATCAATGTTAAAGATGTGGAGTATCTTCTCTAGAATGATGGATTGAGAGCAAGCAACTAAGTGCATGATGATATGTAAATAGATCGCACCAACCTCATCTAGTTTTTGGCTTAAGATTATACCATACAACACTATGTTTTTGGCAATTTCAGAGAAGCTTAATCTCAGTGAAGAAGATGTTTCACAGTAATTTGTTTCTCATTATTCTTTTTCTGTGGATTCCACATCTATCTCTGCCTAAAATCTGTTCCAAGACATATCTATTGTACATCCAATTTGTACCTATCTTGATTTGTATATTTCAACAATCTTAATATAGTCTGTTTCGACATAAAAATCCATGATTTGTTTCCTTGAATTCAGGTTATGCTAAATCTTGAACTGTTTGTTTTTCTTATACCACATATTGCACTAATGTACAGTCTCTTATAAATCATAGAATATAACCCAGTGCTTGAGCAGAATCAGAAGGTTTCCAGCATCAGTCGACCAATTTCTCATCTCCGCTCATAAATGATTGAGATCCACAAAAGCCATGAAGAGTTCACCTTTCCTTTTCTTGTGATTGCTTATGCTACTGGATCATAACGATTCCTTGTATGCACACAGATAAGATTCAGCTCTGCTATTCCGATTTCATAACCTTCCATCTCCAGAAGAACCTACAATCAAGTGAGCAAGGTATGTCCTTGTGTTTCCTATTCATAATGACATGTAAATGCCACTAAGCACACACCAGAGATAGATGTTAACAAGAACTAAAGAAACGAGTAAACAGCCAATTGATGCAATGATGACATGATGATGAAAAGATTTTTGCTTGATTTGTCAACCACTGATGACAGCTTCTTCGTTTCAAACAGTGAAAATGGACTGATTGT contains the following coding sequences:
- the LOC135641758 gene encoding probable methionine--tRNA ligase yields the protein MEDTPAENSPKLPVPGRRNILITSALPYVNNVPHLGNIIGCVLSADVFARYCRLRGYNTIYICGTDEYGTATETKAMEENCSPKEICDKYHEIHKEVYKWFDISFDEFGRTSSPQQTEICQSIFHKLLENNWLSEKTMLQLYCDTCQRFLADRLVEGTCPTLDCNYESARGDQCEKCGKLLNPTELIDPKCKVCQRTPHICDTDHLFLELPLLRKKLEDYIDSMSITGSWSQNAIQATQAWLKEGLKPRCITRDLKWGVPVPHEKYKDKVFYVWFDAPIGYISITACYTLEWEKWWKNPENVELYQFMGKDNVPFHTVMFPSTLIGTGEKWTMMKTISVTEYLNYETGKFSKSKGVGVFGNDAKDTNIPTEVWRYYLLTNRPEVSDTLFTWSDLQAKLNSELLNNLGNFVNRVLSFIAKPEGAGYNSIVPDAPDAESHNLTKDLGEKVGKLVDQYLDAMEKVKLKQGLRTAMSISSEGNAYLQESQFWKLYKEDPSSCAIVMKTSAGLVYLLATLLEPFMPSFSIEVLRQLNLSPKTSLSFCNEKGETDDKKKPWNFLPSGHSISKPEPLFKELKDEDVEYFRMRFAGSQADRKVKAEADAKKIAEQLKSTNITEANAKKQQCKPEGSPKAKPTETEIPITKLDIRVGLIKKVQKHPDADALYVEEIDVGEESTRTVVSGLVKYIPLEEMQNRKVCVLCNLKPATMRGIKSHAMVLAASSDDHSKVEMVDPPASAAVGERVTFSGYSGEPDNIISAKSKVWEKVQLDMHTDAELVACYKDVPFMTSAGVCKVSSIANGIIR